One part of the Solanum dulcamara chromosome 8, daSolDulc1.2, whole genome shotgun sequence genome encodes these proteins:
- the LOC129900266 gene encoding receptor-like cytosolic serine/threonine-protein kinase RBK2, giving the protein MGQNKLLFCASISISAEELLCLTVGEGKIEKDSTEEPLDKVQSRDDVAEESIRDAPEDDAESTTSKSSSTSDSDGKLQSQWKGFIKRLKISSAMHLHTFHPSIPSLPSIKMLPKWKSRSTEQSIPMASTPNLDTDLRHCFQAHWKNFLLSDLQKATDNFSRENLIGEGGSSEVYKGHLKDGQLVAVKRLIRGTQEEMTADYLSELGILVHVNHPNIAGVIGYGVEGGMHLVLPLSPHGSLANLLNGEKGKLSWCYRYNISLGTAAGLGYLHEGCRRRIIHRDIKTANVLLTEDFEAQISDFGLAKWLPDQWTHLTVSQFEGTFGYLPPEFFMHGVVDEKTDVYAFGVLLLELISGRPALDESRNSVVMWAKPMLLSKNHSGLVDPSLGDAYDSEQMNRMVTVASLCIQQASTDRPQMSQVHEMLKGTRSILERKKTFQHTSRQEDISQKVNLLLDLHSPKCKDDPNYQQNQAELEKYNVNPLLQ; this is encoded by the exons ATGGGGCAAAATAAGCTACTCTTTTGTGCTTCCATTTCTATCTCTGCTGAAg AATTGCTATGTCTCACTGTGGGtgaaggaaaaatagaaaaggATTCAACTGAAGAACCTCTGGACAAGGTTCAATCACGAGATGACGTAGCTGAGGAGTCTATAAGAGATGCTCCCGAAGATGATGCAGAGTCTACAACTTCAAAGTCCAGCAGCACGTCAGATTCAGATGGAAAACTTCAATCCCAGTGGAAAGGATTCATTAAAAGACTAAAGATAAGTTCAGCCATGCATTTGCATACTTTCCATCCTAGCATACCTTCGCTGCCTTCTATTAAGATGCTACCAAAATGGAAAAGTAGGAGTACAGAACAGAGCATTCCAATGGCGTCTACTCCTAATCTAGATACTGATTTACGTCACTGCTTTCAAGCGCACTGGAAGAATTTCCTCCTCTCTGATCTTCAGAAAGCTACCGACAACTTTAGCCGTG AAAACTTGATCGGTGAGGGAGGTTCATCTGAAGTATATAAGGGACATCTTAAAGATGGCCAACTGGTGGCAGTTAAAAGGCTGATCAGGGGAACTCAAGAGGAGATGACAGCCGACTACTTATCTGAGCTCGGAATTCTGGTACATGTCAACCATCCCAACATTGCTGGTGTTATTGGATATGGAGTTGAAGGAGGGATGCACCTTGTCCTTCCTCTGTCCCCACATGGGAGCTTAGCGAATCTGCTTAATG GTGAAAAGGGTAAGTTGTCTTGGTGCTATAGGTATAATATCTCTCTAGGCACTGCTGCTGGTCTTGGATATCTCCATGAGGGTTGCCGGAGGAGAATCATCCATAGAGATATCAAGACAGCTAATGTTTTGCTTACGGAAGATTTTGAAGCTCAG ATATCTGATTTTGGACTTGCAAAATGGCTTCCTGATCAGTGGACTCACCTCACTGTATCTCAGTTCGAAGGCACATTCGG ATACCTCCCTCCTGAGTTCTTCATGCATGGAGTTGTGGATGAAAAAACAGACGTGTACGCCTTTGGCGTTTTGTTGTTGGAGCTCATTTCTGGGCGTCCAGCTTTGGATGAATCTCGTAATAGTGTTGTGATGTGG GCCAAACCAATGCTCCTTAGTAAGAATCACAGTGGGTTAGTTGATCCATCACTTGGGGATGCCTATGACTCAGAACAGATGAATCGGATGGTTACAGTTGCCTCTTTATGCATACAGCAAGCTTCAACAGATCGGCCTCAAATGAGCCAG GTTCACGAGATGCTAAAAGGTACCAGAAGCATTCTTGAGAGAAAGAaaacattccaacatactagtCGTCAAGAGGATATATCCCAAAAAGTGAATTTACTACTTGACTTGCACTCACCAAAGTGTAAAGATGATCCGAATTACCAGCAAAATCAGGCAGAGTTGGAGAAATATAATGTTAATCCCTTGTTACAATGA
- the LOC129900508 gene encoding probable prolyl 4-hydroxylase 4 translates to MTITSQLASFFFPIFIIAFVHESSSSAIINPSKAKQISWKPRAFVYEGFLTDEECNHLISLAKSELKRSAVADNESGKSKHSDVRTSSGMFISKAKDPIVSGIEDKIATWTFLPKENGEEIQVLRYEEGQKYEPHYDYFVDKVNIARGGHHLATVLMYLTDVEKGGETVFPKAEESHRRRSMAADDSLSECAKNGISVKPRKGDALLFYSLHPNATPDPISLHGGCPVLQGEKWSATKWIHVDSFDKTVGTDGYCTDADENCERWAALGECTKNPEYMMGSAGLPGYCRKSCKAC, encoded by the exons ATGACTATCACTTCTCAGCTAGCGAGTTTCTTCTTCCCCATTTTTATCATAGCTTTCGTGCACGAATCATCCAGCTCAGCAATCATCAATCCATCTAAGGCCAAGCAAATTTCATGGAAACCTAG AGCTTTTGTATATGAAGGATTTCTTACGGATGAAGAATGCAATCACTTGATATCTCTC GCGAAATCGGAGCTGAAGAGATCGGCTGTGGCAGATAATGAGTCTGGAAAGAGTAAGCACAGTGACGTTAGGACCAGCTCCGGAATGTTCATTTCCAAAGCTAAG GATCCTATTGTCTCAGGGATAGAGGATAAGATAGCAACTTGGACCTTTCTACCCAAAG AGAATGGAGAAGAAATACAAGTACTACGATATGAGGAGGGGCAGAAATATGAGCCGCACTATGATTACTTTGTAGACAAGGTTAATATTGCTCGAGGTGGACATCATTTAGCCACTGTACTTATGTATCTCACGGATGTTGAAAAGGGAGGTGAGACTGTCTTCCCAAAAGCAGAG GAATCTCATCGACGTAGGTCAATGGCAGCAGATGACAGTTTGTCTGAATGTGCAAAGAATGGCATATCAG TGAAACCACGGAAAGGAGATGCCCTGCTTTTCTATAGTCTCCATCCAAATGCCACTCCTGATCCTATTAGCCTCCATGGTGGGTGCCCTGTACTTCAAGGTGAGAAATGGTCAGCAACAAAGTGGATTCATGTGGATTCCTTTGACAAAACTGTGGGTACCGATGGATATTGCACCGATGCTGATGAGAATTGTGAGAGATGGGCTGCTCTTGGGGAATGCACCAAGAATCCAGAGTATATGATGGGAAGTGCAGGCCTTCCAGGGTATTGTAGGAAGAGCTGCAAAGCGTGTTAA
- the LOC129901422 gene encoding peroxidase 24, translating into MKIIIFVLFISIVVGFGICNADNKKLKMNYYHKNCPSVEKIVKEITWSKVAADPTLAAKLLRLHYHDCFVRGCDASILLDSSPNNSGEKSALPNRSVGSYEVIDDIKNEVEKVCPHQVSCADILTLAARDAVSYQFGRSMWQVPTGRKDGRVSSASEALSSLPSASANFSTLLGQFQDNHLDIVDLVTLSGAHTIGVTHCTLVARRLYNFTGKGDVDPSLNPNYATTLRKLCPNPINRATILEMDPKSSLSFDSHYFEALNQHMGLLGSDAALMTNSFSARIVRKMQNPNVFLAFFGRSMKKMGEIRVLADGEGEIRKNCRVVNA; encoded by the exons atgaagataattatttttgttctaTTTATTAGTATAGTGGTGGGATTTGGGATTTGCAATGCAGATAATAAAAAGCTGAAGATGAATTATTATCACAAAAATTGCCCTTCAGTTGAAAAGATTGTTAAGGAAATAACATGGAGCAAAGTTGCTGCTGATCCAACCTTGGCTGCAAAGCTACTTCGTCTTCACTATCATGATTGTTTTGTTAGG ggaTGTGATGCATCAATTCTACTTGACTCCAGTCCAAATAATAGCGGAGAAAAATCAGCACTACCAAATAGATCTGTTGGAAGTTATGAGGTTATCGACGATATAAAGAATGAAGTAGAAAAAGTGTGTCCACATCAAGTTTCTTGTGCTGATATTCTAACCTTGGCAGCTCGAGATGCAGTTTCATACCAA TTTGGAAGATCAATGTGGCAAGTTCCAACAGGGAGGAAAGATGGAAGGGTATCGAGTGCATCGGAAGCATTAAGCAGTTTGCCCTCTGCTTCTGCAAACTTTTCCACTCTTTTGGGACAATTTCAGGACAACCATTTGGACATTGTCGATTTGGTCACTTTGTCAG GGGCGCATACAATAGGAGTGACACATTGCACATTGGTTGCTAGAAGACTTTACAATTTCACAGGAAAGGGTGATGTTGATCCTTCATTGAATCCCAATTATGCTACTACTTTGAGGAAATTATGTCCTAATCCTATTAATAGAGCAACGATTCTAGAAATGGATCCCAAAAGTTCTTTATCTTTTGATAGCCATTACTTTGAGGCTCTGAATCAACATATGGGCTTACTTGGATCAGATGCTGCGTTAATGACCAACTCTTTTTCTGCTAGGATTGTAAGAAAGATGCAAAATCCAAATGTTTTCTTAGCATTTTTTGGTCGTTCAATGAAGAAAATGGGCGAAATTAGAGTCCTCGCTGATGGTGAAGGAGAAATAAGGAAGAATTGTAGAGTTGTAAATGCCTGA